TCGCAATCTTTCTCCAATTTCacgaagtttcttgaaattcttctcgaatttttcgaaaatgggttttatgacaattcgagaaaattaatCAAGGAAAATTCGAGAGAACATTTTCTCGAAAGTGGGCCCTGGCTTCTTATGCATCTCGAGGAGATTGTTCTGACGCAACGCCTCACGATGCATTTGTATCTCGCGATTCAAGGTAATTAAATTAGTTCTTTGGATCGTGAGACATTAATAGCTTTGCACTATGTGGCATCAACCAACACTTCCGTTCAACGCTACGTACTTCGACAGGGCTGCTTATGTTGACGACTTAATACCAgggaaatgataacagatatCGCTGCACCGGCCCAGCCGGTGAGACGACAgtaacgccatctgttatcatttctctgctcAATACGAACACAACTTCTTCACTACGCACCATAAGATGATGAGCCGAAGACTTCAACAGTCAAAATCGAGTGGTGCTCACTACCAAAATTATGTGCTTAACTTATCAAAGCTGTTGCCTCAAAAGTCAGATCCGTTTTTGCAAACGAACCGGTCGCTTTTTAGACTCCGTAAAACATTGTGCATTGAAACGTCTCATtgcgaaaaattataaaatttaggaaacaaaatgaacagaaccAACAGAAAAACTAAATACCAACAAGAGAAAAACCAaaccgaacgaaaaaaaagaagcaaaaCTCAAATCCAAACAGACACGACAAACATTTACCGCGTATAATCTTCTGGGTCACTTCCGTCTGCCTCCATATACTGAAATAAACGCTCAGCACCGCGTTTCTGTGTGCTTGACGTACTTTCGATGCCACTCGGCATGATAGTCGTCGTCGCAGTTGACGTCGTTCGCCAACTATTTCCCAAATTTGGATTATTATTAGCGACCAAATTGTCGGGCATGCTGTTAGTTGTGGTTACATTATTTGCATAGATATTATTCGATTGGTTATTATTCGAAGTAGAGTtgctaaaatgaaaatggcaaaaattGAACGACGGTGCTCCTGGTCGGgtctttgaaatttcaaaaaaatgtagggaCTTGGTTTAAAGGTTGGATGTGTAGGATTTAGGCAAAGAGGAGTTTTAAATTGTCGGAAAAAATGCGAACTAAAACTTAGAGATCGTAACCGGTGGGTGGTGGTCACAGGgacaaataataaatgaaaaagtagGGGAAAACGAACGGTAAAAGTTTACTGCGCTCACCCAAAACTATGGCCAGTTGCGACATTATGGATCGTATTCAACTGACTATTTGGGATATTAAACGAGTTTCCGATGGTTCTTAATACATTTGCTGTCGATTCAGCATTACTCGTTAAGCATCTCTGCGGTCGTGTATCATGGGCGCTGTGTTAGTAAATTTGGTTAGTCACTAGAATCCACCAAACTATCAACAAAATGCAAGAAATTCGGTGAAACTTACTGCGCTTCATTTATGTGCGTTTGGTATTCTTCCTGATTGTCCGCCAGAAAGTTACACTTTCCGCAGACTTTTTTGTTGTGCACCTTAAACACGTGTGTGGCCAAACGTTCCGACCGTGCTGCTTTGTAGTCGCACAGCATACAAACGTAGGGCTTTGTGTGGGTGTTTAAATGTCTCTTCAGGCCCCAATTGTCAGTGCCGGACCATGGACAGTAGCAGCATATGAATCGTTTTTCGCCTttgattttcggttttttgtcGACCTTTTCCACCTTCAGATTGGTTATTTGTTGTGGATTGATTTGACCGGCTGGGTTTTGATTGTTGTCGTTGACGTGATTCGTattttgctgttgttgctgttgctgctgctgttgctgttgttgctgctgctgctgttgttgttgctgaacttgattttgttgttgttgttgatgctGTGACGACTGATAAGTATTCGTTGGAATCGTTAACGTAGTCGCTTGTTGATAGCCTTGTTGATTGGGTTCCTGTTTCGGCTGCTGCACAAAGAAATTGGTTGCCTTCCGTCCATTAGCTGTGGATCGTTTTGTGCGACTCAAATCGTAGGCCAATCCTCGATGCATACgcagaaaatgtttcttcaCATGATCCGCACGATTGAATTGCTTCAAGCAAACGTAGCAGTGGAACGGTTTCTCCTCTTTGTGAATGTTTTCGTGGCGTGTAAACAAGTCACGGCGATCAGTCGAGTACGGACAGCTCGTACAATTGTATCGTTTCAGTCCTGTAGCGGCAGCTTGGGGTGCATTCAACACAGTATTCGTTTGAGGCTTTACATTGTTTGCTTGAACATTGGCAGTTTGTTGCGGAATATTAATGTCGTGATCGATGTGCTCTTGTTTCTTGACTCTGCAATGAAAATGGGATGAGTGTTATTGGGAGGAACTTGgacatttaaaatattttcagaacaTAAAGGTCTCAtcaaaaaataggaaaatttcTGAAGAGCCACCCAGCACTACCAACTCActtgaatattttttgcgGAACATTGAAATTCGATTTGTTGGTGGTCCACGGCAAACAGTCATCCGTGGAACCAGTCGGCCATTTATCTTCGGCTGTCACCGTCGGTACCGTATTTCCCACAGTGGATGCTGTACTTGTTATGATACTGTTTGGTTTATTTGCAACAAAATTATGGGGATTCAATATTGCACCTGGTGGCGGAAACCCATTTTGCATGAGTGCGGCCAAACCGAATGCCGTAGTCAAATGGTCATCACTTTTGAACAAGTTACTCGTATCCGAACCGACGTGATCATAATCGATGGTGGCCAAACTTCGATCAGATATCTGtacaaccacaacaacaacaaaaaaaatgaatgagaGAAAGTCATGACCGTTTCACTTGAAGCAACACAAGAatcatgaaaacaaaaaacaaacatgaaaaaaaaaactacgaaAAGAATTGCATACAACGTTACGTCATAGCCAAATAGCAGATAATGTCGGTATAAGTCTGAACGTATACATACCAAAGTGGTAAACGAGCGCTCACCCTCTGGAGCAGTTGGCCCACCCGTCGCCACATGTGCAACTGGTGTTCCAAGAGTATGCAGCCCATGCCCAGTCTCTTCACCATACAATTTTCTGGTGATCTCCTTGAACATATCCTCGTACGCCTCCACACCAGTTGGTTGAGACGACGGAATCAATGttgtcattttgaatttttggtcgGCTATTTGTCTCACCAATAGAATTTGCTATATgcgaaaaatgatgaaaaaaataatgggAAATGTGAGGCATTTTTCGTTTGACTGTTTGGttgaagtttaaaaaaaaattaaatttggtgaaaatgaaGCGAATATAGCTACTACTCACACATTGTTAGTTAGCCCTTTAAACGTAAGGaagattgtaaaaaaaatcggcaaacgatttaaacaaaatttcatgtcTGTGCATAAACCATACATCCCAAATAACGTCTATAATTGCACTGTACTTTATACGCACacaaaaaatcgattaaacaaatgaagctCACTGTACTCCATTACAAAACGATGTTTCGATCCGTTTTAACGCCCGATACGATTTCCATTCAAACGCAAATTCATAATTATTTCCCAGGAAAACACACGAAACTGAATCTTAACGAACACAAAGCACGACATTAAGGAAAAACTAACCGAAAAGGAACcaaataaaaatacatttttgctaAACACAaagattctttttttg
This region of Bradysia coprophila strain Holo2 chromosome IV, BU_Bcop_v1, whole genome shotgun sequence genomic DNA includes:
- the LOC119066430 gene encoding protein charlatan isoform X1 — translated: MDSDVVKIWNRLTLDQILLVRQIADQKFKMTTLIPSSQPTGVEAYEDMFKEITRKLYGEETGHGLHTLGTPVAHVATGGPTAPEGERSFTTLISDRSLATIDYDHVGSDTSNLFKSDDHLTTAFGLAALMQNGFPPPGAILNPHNFVANKPNSIITSTASTVGNTVPTVTAEDKWPTGSTDDCLPWTTNKSNFNVPQKIFKVKKQEHIDHDINIPQQTANVQANNVKPQTNTVLNAPQAAATGLKRYNCTSCPYSTDRRDLFTRHENIHKEEKPFHCYVCLKQFNRADHVKKHFLRMHRGLAYDLSRTKRSTANGRKATNFFVQQPKQEPNQQGYQQATTLTIPTNTYQSSQHQQQQQNQVQQQQQQQQQQQQQQQQQQQQQNTNHVNDNNQNPAGQINPQQITNLKVEKVDKKPKIKGEKRFICCYCPWSGTDNWGLKRHLNTHTKPYVCMLCDYKAARSERLATHVFKVHNKKVCGKCNFLADNQEEYQTHINEAHAHDTRPQRCLTSNAESTANVLRTIGNSFNIPNSQLNTIHNVATGHSFGNSTSNNNQSNNIYANNVTTTNSMPDNLVANNNPNLGNSWRTTSTATTTIMPSGIESTSSTQKRGAERLFQYMEADGSDPEDYTRQLQMAALSRNTASVAQDFHNAGGGVKTFTNNHSAEENYRQIIAKHTKQSASTKSPSKSSNPLPTTIPKWIDYSMASPNVSPPATNPNPDLTPKKRRSTYNKENTENVIPSRTQCNQTDQVTNLKPHFDNYIREQFHNPMKLATDASPKRKSFTFETRPELDVSIKSESSECDRMEKRNRKQSQPRKIEQIDEIDMKPIVTDAAGAAAGADGLIDGQSDLNKIRDKHLVRMVSRKKCCFKCKNRKGFMIMSYHTTASLILHTKWRHGDEKQLCKVNKCERVQRKMHHKCGLQVNKI
- the LOC119066430 gene encoding protein charlatan isoform X3; this encodes MTTLIPSSQPTGVEAYEDMFKEITRKLYGEETGHGLHTLGTPVAHVATGGPTAPEGERSFTTLISDRSLATIDYDHVGSDTSNLFKSDDHLTTAFGLAALMQNGFPPPGAILNPHNFVANKPNSIITSTASTVGNTVPTVTAEDKWPTGSTDDCLPWTTNKSNFNVPQKIFKVKKQEHIDHDINIPQQTANVQANNVKPQTNTVLNAPQAAATGLKRYNCTSCPYSTDRRDLFTRHENIHKEEKPFHCYVCLKQFNRADHVKKHFLRMHRGLAYDLSRTKRSTANGRKATNFFVQQPKQEPNQQGYQQATTLTIPTNTYQSSQHQQQQQNQVQQQQQQQQQQQQQQQQQQQQQNTNHVNDNNQNPAGQINPQQITNLKVEKVDKKPKIKGEKRFICCYCPWSGTDNWGLKRHLNTHTKPYVCMLCDYKAARSERLATHVFKVHNKKVCGKCNFLADNQEEYQTHINEAHAHDTRPQRCLTSNAESTANVLRTIGNSFNIPNSQLNTIHNVATGHSFGNSTSNNNQSNNIYANNVTTTNSMPDNLVANNNPNLGNSWRTTSTATTTIMPSGIESTSSTQKRGAERLFQYMEADGSDPEDYTRQLQMAALSRNTASVAQDFHNAGGGVKTFTNNHSAEENYRQIIAKHTKQSASTKSPSKSSNPLPTTIPKWIDYSMASPNVSPPATNPNPDLTPKKRRSTYNKENTENVIPSRTQCNQTDQVTNLKPHFDNYIREQFHNPMKLATDASPKRKSFTFETRPELDVSIKSESSECDRMEKRNRKQSQPRKIEQIDEIDMKPIVTDAAGAAAGADGLIDGQSDLNKIRDKHLVRMVSRKKCCFKCKNRKGFMIMSYHTTASLILHTKWRHGDEKQLCKVNKCERVQRKMHHKCGLQVNKI
- the LOC119066430 gene encoding protein charlatan isoform X2, which translates into the protein MDSDVVKIWNRLTLDQILLVRQIADQKFKMTTLIPSSQPTGVEAYEDMFKEITRKLYGEETGHGLHTLGTPVAHVATGGPTAPEGERSFTTLISDRSLATIDYDHVGSDTSNLFKSDDHLTTAFGLAALMQNGFPPPGAILNPHNFVANKPNSIITSTASTVGNTVPTVTAEDKWPTGSTDDCLPWTTNKSNFNVPQKIFKVKKQEHIDHDINIPQQTANVQANNVKPQTNTVLNAPQAAATGLKRYNCTSCPYSTDRRDLFTRHENIHKEEKPFHCYVCLKQFNRADHVKKHFLRMHRGLAYDLSRTKRSTANGRKATNFFVQQPKQEPNQQGYQQATTLTIPTNTYQSSQHQQQQQNQVQQQQQQQQQQQQQQQQQQQQQNTNHVNDNNQNPAGQINPQQITNLKVEKVDKKPKIKGEKRFICCYCPWSGTDNWGLKRHLNTHTKPYVCMLCDYKAARSERLATHVFKVHNKKVCGKCNFLADNQEEYQTHINEAHAHDTRPQRCLTSNAESTANVLRTIGNSFNIPNSQLNTIHNVATGHSFGNSTSNNNQSNNIYANNVTTTNSMPDNLVANNNPNLGNSWRTTSTATTTIMPSGIESTSSTQKRGAERLFQYMEADGSDPEDYTRQLQMAALSRNTASVAQDFHNAGGGVKTFTNNHSAEENYRQIIAKHTKQSASTKSPSKSSNPLPTTIPKWIDYSMASPNVSPPATNPNPDLTPKKRRSTYNKENTENVIPSRTQCNQTDQVTNLKPHFDNYIREQFHNPMKLATDASPKRKSFTFETRPELDVSIKSESSECDRMEKRNRKQSQPRKIEQIDEIDMKPIVTDADGQSDLNKIRDKHLVRMVSRKKCCFKCKNRKGFMIMSYHTTASLILHTKWRHGDEKQLCKVNKCERVQRKMHHKCGLQVNKI
- the LOC119066430 gene encoding protein charlatan isoform X4 → MDSDVVKIWNRLTLDISDRSLATIDYDHVGSDTSNLFKSDDHLTTAFGLAALMQNGFPPPGAILNPHNFVANKPNSIITSTASTVGNTVPTVTAEDKWPTGSTDDCLPWTTNKSNFNVPQKIFKVKKQEHIDHDINIPQQTANVQANNVKPQTNTVLNAPQAAATGLKRYNCTSCPYSTDRRDLFTRHENIHKEEKPFHCYVCLKQFNRADHVKKHFLRMHRGLAYDLSRTKRSTANGRKATNFFVQQPKQEPNQQGYQQATTLTIPTNTYQSSQHQQQQQNQVQQQQQQQQQQQQQQQQQQQQQNTNHVNDNNQNPAGQINPQQITNLKVEKVDKKPKIKGEKRFICCYCPWSGTDNWGLKRHLNTHTKPYVCMLCDYKAARSERLATHVFKVHNKKVCGKCNFLADNQEEYQTHINEAHAHDTRPQRCLTSNAESTANVLRTIGNSFNIPNSQLNTIHNVATGHSFGNSTSNNNQSNNIYANNVTTTNSMPDNLVANNNPNLGNSWRTTSTATTTIMPSGIESTSSTQKRGAERLFQYMEADGSDPEDYTRQLQMAALSRNTASVAQDFHNAGGGVKTFTNNHSAEENYRQIIAKHTKQSASTKSPSKSSNPLPTTIPKWIDYSMASPNVSPPATNPNPDLTPKKRRSTYNKENTENVIPSRTQCNQTDQVTNLKPHFDNYIREQFHNPMKLATDASPKRKSFTFETRPELDVSIKSESSECDRMEKRNRKQSQPRKIEQIDEIDMKPIVTDAAGAAAGADGLIDGQSDLNKIRDKHLVRMVSRKKCCFKCKNRKGFMIMSYHTTASLILHTKWRHGDEKQLCKVNKCERVQRKMHHKCGLQVNKI
- the LOC119066430 gene encoding protein charlatan isoform X5 codes for the protein MDSDVVKIWNRLTLDQILLVRQIADQKFKMTTLIPSSQPTGVEAYEDMFKEITRKLYGEETGHGLHTLGTPVAHVATGGPTAPEGERSFTTLISDRSLATIDYDHVGSDTSNLFKSDDHLTTAFGLAALMQNGFPPPGAILNPHNFVANKPNSIITSTASTVGNTVPTVTAEDKWPTGSTDDCLPWTTNKSNFNVPQKIFKVKKQEHIDHDINIPQQTANVQANNVKPQTNTVLNAPQAAATGLKRYNCTSCPYSTDRRDLFTRHENIHKEEKPFHCYVCLKQFNRADHVKKHFLRMHRGLAYDLSRTKRSTANGRKATNFFVQQPKQEPNQQGYQQATTLTIPTNTYQSSQHQQQQQNQVQQQQQQQQQQQQQQQQQQQQQNTNHVNDNNQNPAGQINPQQITNLKVEKVDKKPKIKGEKRFICCYCPWSGTDNWGLKRHLNTHTKPYVCMLCDYKAARSERLATHVFKVHNKKVCGKCNFLADNQEEYQTHINEAHQLQMAALSRNTASVAQDFHNAGGGVKTFTNNHSAEENYRQIIAKHTKQSASTKSPSKSSNPLPTTIPKWIDYSMASPNVSPPATNPNPDLTPKKRRSTYNKENTENVIPSRTQCNQTDQVTNLKPHFDNYIREQFHNPMKLATDASPKRKSFTFETRPELDVSIKSESSECDRMEKRNRKQSQPRKIEQIDEIDMKPIVTDAAGAAAGADGLIDGQSDLNKIRDKHLVRMVSRKKCCFKCKNRKGFMIMSYHTTASLILHTKWRHGDEKQLCKVNKCERVQRKMHHKCGLQVNKI